The following proteins are co-located in the Eleginops maclovinus isolate JMC-PN-2008 ecotype Puerto Natales chromosome 1, JC_Emac_rtc_rv5, whole genome shotgun sequence genome:
- the LOC134868444 gene encoding transmembrane and death domain protein 1-like, with translation MKVWELCLFFVFLQLGSSRGEDTVAEDIGVHQLQRLVEMLTSTECDDLLFTLSHPEENIFQHLERLAPENNQLDLKPRAKRDASSSQDREAECRAALTDWLLRYGEQTYYDRLSRALQHIGRTDIAIEVGKNINQDKALSLKRFVEDYHKYVQSLNPPQEQSDATGPKKNGQRVRKRKVRDLTWGDLDLIVQRAPVSAYQKGPLDVALPLLYGILLGFGGTFVVGVTVLLIILHISRRSQKRHHSKSSVGDSKLKDAGRSDAAK, from the exons ATGAAAGTCTGGGAACTCTGTCTCTTCTTCGTCTTTCTCCAGCTGGGTTCGTCTCGTGGCGAGGACACAG TGGCGGAGGACATCGGTGTCCATCAGCTGCAGCGCTTAGTGGAGATGTTGACGTCTACAGAGTGCGATGATCTCCTGTTCACCCTGTCTCACCCCGAGGAGAACATCTTCCAGCACCTCGAACGCCTCGCACCAGAGAATAATCAACTAGATCTGAAACCTCGAGCCAAGAGAGACGCCTCCTCATCTCAGG ATCGGGAGGCAGAGTGCCGGGCGGCGCTGACAGACTGGCTGCTGAGGTACGGCGAGCAGACGTACTACGACAGGCTCTCTCGTGCCTTGCAGCACATCGGCAGAACAGACATCGCCATCg AAGTTGGGAAGAACATCAACCAGGACAAGGCCTTGAGCCTGAAGCGCTTCGTTGAAGACTATCACAAATATGTCCAGTCTTTAAACCCCCCACAGGAACAATCGGACGCAACGGGACCGAAGAAGAACGGCCAGAGGGTCAGGAAAAGGAAAG tgaGGGATCTGACATGGGGTGACCTGGATCTGATTGTGCAACGGGCCCCGGTCTCTGCGTACCAGAAGGGGCCTCTGGATGTGGCTCTGCCCCTCTTGTATGGCATCCTGCTGGGCTTCGGAGGCACCTTCGTCGTGGGTGTCACCGTGCTGCTCATCATCTTACACATCTCACGAAGAAGCCAGAAGAGGCATCACAGCAAGAGCAGTGTTGGAGATTCAAAGCTGAAAGATGCTGGGAGGTCAGACGCTGCAAAATGA